From Heliomicrobium modesticaldum Ice1, a single genomic window includes:
- a CDS encoding DUF1540 domain-containing protein: MERPDVVCEVSTCNHWLPGKICGAANIDILNEQGDMPKDSKGTKCKTFSKRGLGTMVASLDNTNWSGVLTEAFKSGKQAVPTITCTVQNCNFWDAGNRCNATGIYVTGNGANTDAETDCHTFVQRGSNR; this comes from the coding sequence ATGGAAAGACCGGATGTGGTCTGTGAGGTGTCGACCTGCAACCATTGGTTGCCAGGCAAGATCTGCGGCGCCGCCAACATCGACATTTTAAATGAGCAGGGCGATATGCCAAAGGACTCAAAAGGAACGAAATGTAAGACCTTCAGCAAGCGCGGACTGGGGACGATGGTCGCCTCTCTAGACAATACAAACTGGAGCGGTGTGCTGACGGAAGCCTTCAAATCAGGCAAACAAGCTGTACCGACGATCACCTGCACCGTTCAGAACTGCAACTTCTGGGACGCCGGGAACCGTTGTAACGCTACAGGGATTTATGTGACCGGCAATGGCGCCAACACCGACGCTGAGACAGATTGCCACACCTTTGTCCAACGGGGATCGAACCGGTAA
- the rbr gene encoding rubrerythrin, with translation MSPTRTITNVPGLKGTETEKNLLAAFAGECQARTKYDFFAAIAAREGYQQISGFFSETAENEKEHAKRFYMALSALGATTDHLEQSAAGENREWADLYQRFAETARQEGFSDIADLFEEIAEVEERHEKRFLALLDNIKNGRVFKRDTVVEWKCRNCGYIHKGTEAPEVCPACQHPQAFYEIHIPNY, from the coding sequence ATGTCTCCCACAAGAACCATTACCAACGTGCCCGGATTAAAAGGGACGGAGACGGAGAAGAACCTGTTGGCTGCTTTTGCCGGAGAATGCCAAGCCCGTACGAAGTATGATTTCTTTGCTGCCATCGCCGCGAGAGAAGGTTATCAACAGATCTCCGGTTTCTTCTCTGAAACTGCCGAAAACGAGAAAGAGCATGCGAAACGATTCTATATGGCCTTAAGCGCCCTTGGGGCGACGACGGATCACCTGGAGCAGTCCGCCGCAGGCGAAAACCGTGAGTGGGCCGATCTGTATCAGCGCTTTGCCGAGACGGCCCGTCAGGAAGGTTTCAGTGACATCGCCGATCTCTTCGAGGAGATCGCTGAAGTGGAGGAGCGTCACGAAAAGCGTTTCCTCGCTTTGCTGGATAACATCAAAAACGGACGGGTGTTCAAACGGGATACCGTAGTCGAGTGGAAGTGCCGGAACTGCGGGTACATACATAAAGGAACAGAAGCGCCGGAAGTCTGCCCTGCCTGCCAACACCCCCAAGCATTTTACGAAATTCACATCCCCAATTACTGA
- the qatD gene encoding Qat anti-phage system TatD family nuclease QatD: MNALRYIDSHCHLDLFDNMNKFLDDTKNYKNSIITMTTTPRAYQKNRELCSRYSHVFVALGLHPQLIAEREKELDILFKYIEEAKFIGEIGIDQGPRYYKTIDAQIRIFNDIIDKCDWYGNKIISIHSLRSADIILEILRSNVRNKSNKFIMHWFTGDIKTLQDAIKLGCFFSINSQMINSDRGKKIVSILPKEKILVESDAPFVIKFESGKEHNQYMNETVRLINEIRKEDISQQISLNGIELLSQ; this comes from the coding sequence TTGAATGCTTTGCGATACATAGACTCTCATTGTCATCTGGATTTGTTCGATAATATGAATAAATTCTTAGATGACACAAAAAACTATAAAAATTCTATAATAACAATGACGACTACGCCCCGAGCATATCAAAAAAATCGGGAGCTATGTAGCAGATACTCTCATGTATTTGTGGCGCTTGGCCTTCATCCTCAATTAATTGCAGAAAGAGAAAAGGAATTAGATATACTCTTTAAATACATTGAGGAGGCAAAATTTATTGGCGAGATTGGGATTGATCAAGGACCACGCTATTATAAAACAATAGATGCTCAAATAAGGATATTTAATGATATAATTGATAAATGTGATTGGTATGGAAATAAAATTATATCAATCCATAGTTTGCGTTCCGCAGATATCATTTTAGAAATACTCAGAAGTAATGTACGTAATAAAAGCAATAAATTTATTATGCATTGGTTCACGGGGGACATTAAGACATTACAGGATGCCATTAAGCTCGGTTGCTTTTTTTCGATAAACAGTCAAATGATTAATTCTGATCGAGGTAAAAAAATTGTTTCTATACTCCCAAAAGAAAAAATTCTTGTGGAATCAGATGCACCATTTGTAATAAAGTTTGAATCTGGCAAAGAGCATAACCAATATATGAATGAAACTGTTAGACTGATAAACGAGATACGGAAAGAAGATATCTCTCAACAAATTAGTTTAAATGGAATAGAACTTTTGTCCCAATAG
- the qatC gene encoding Qat anti-phage system QueC-like protein QatC translates to MRRYTFYGFYNYDESLFKDYSKSGREIICVPFLDKTTYLRYGIQKTFKYLLKLNVVPSELGFDILTLATLVYLADTRVSRDIDSQDSWTREFSLVVPVSNPDVWIPTKDHFEKMLRFLTGDIWDINYCSRNFNVNEITPKVKIISLYDYDTVSLFSGGMDSLIFAINSLEEKKTPLFISHAGDGYTKNYQKEIINTLSNNYADISFSQLNLWMSFNKHIVSQSCKENTTRSRSFLYISLALFALSGLPKVDILDVPENGLIAINVPLDDLRVGSHSTRTTHPYYFKLWNEILGIVNLGKSIRNPYWNKTKGEMARDCLNKELLLDLLPISMSCSAPTKYRYRGSTHMHCGHCVPCIIRRAAINFAFGQENDKTQYYIEDLDILKQLHNTETGAQLRSFEVAIQKLTKKPSISEFLIHKSGPLDHEPEYLHELCDVYTRGLFEVASLLNLNKKD, encoded by the coding sequence ATGAGAAGGTATACATTCTATGGCTTTTATAATTACGATGAATCACTTTTTAAAGATTATTCAAAATCTGGCAGAGAAATAATTTGTGTTCCTTTTCTCGATAAGACGACTTATTTAAGATATGGGATTCAAAAAACTTTTAAGTATTTACTTAAGTTAAATGTTGTTCCATCGGAGTTGGGCTTTGACATCTTAACATTAGCTACATTAGTATACTTAGCCGATACACGTGTATCACGTGATATTGACTCTCAGGACTCATGGACAAGAGAGTTTTCTTTAGTTGTGCCTGTATCAAATCCTGATGTCTGGATACCCACAAAAGATCATTTTGAAAAAATGTTAAGGTTCCTTACTGGGGATATATGGGATATAAATTATTGTAGTAGGAATTTTAATGTTAACGAAATAACCCCGAAGGTCAAAATAATATCGTTATATGATTATGATACCGTTTCGCTATTTTCTGGCGGAATGGATAGTTTGATATTTGCGATTAACTCTTTGGAAGAGAAGAAAACTCCTTTATTTATTAGCCATGCAGGTGATGGATATACTAAAAATTATCAGAAAGAAATAATAAATACTTTGAGTAATAACTATGCGGATATTTCGTTTTCTCAACTAAATTTATGGATGTCTTTTAATAAACATATTGTAAGTCAAAGCTGTAAAGAAAACACTACCAGAAGCAGATCGTTTTTATATATATCTTTAGCGTTATTTGCATTATCCGGACTTCCAAAAGTAGATATATTGGATGTACCAGAAAATGGTCTTATTGCAATAAATGTCCCCTTGGATGATTTAAGAGTTGGATCTCATAGTACAAGAACAACACATCCGTATTACTTCAAACTATGGAATGAGATTTTAGGCATAGTTAACCTTGGAAAATCCATAAGAAATCCATATTGGAATAAGACAAAAGGTGAAATGGCACGTGATTGTCTAAATAAGGAATTATTACTTGATTTACTGCCTATATCAATGTCGTGTTCGGCTCCAACAAAATATAGATATCGTGGTAGCACTCATATGCATTGTGGGCATTGTGTGCCATGTATAATTCGGAGAGCAGCTATAAACTTTGCGTTTGGTCAGGAAAACGATAAAACACAATATTACATTGAAGATTTAGATATACTCAAACAATTGCATAATACCGAAACAGGGGCGCAGCTGCGATCTTTTGAGGTTGCAATACAAAAGCTTACTAAGAAGCCATCTATATCAGAATTTTTAATACATAAATCTGGGCCGTTAGATCATGAACCTGAATATTTGCATGAATTGTGCGATGTGTATACGAGAGGACTTTTTGAAGTTGCGTCTCTACTAAACCTTAACAAAAAGGATTGA
- the qatB gene encoding Qat anti-phage system associated protein QatB has product MGKPIDQIFLGLVDYICPDGGRTDEGIARNAFIDLLPLIKEMGIEENSGINETQLRAIMEVYFSNVIMQRLINDIGKNTFRLPDDIDEINFIESQLSEFIKGTVSDAITGLGIDFQEISDERAREVVDGVYLTAYTILENLAEEGEE; this is encoded by the coding sequence ATAGGAAAGCCGATCGATCAGATTTTTCTGGGTCTTGTTGATTACATTTGCCCTGATGGTGGACGGACTGATGAAGGAATAGCAAGGAATGCATTTATTGATTTGTTACCATTAATCAAAGAGATGGGTATTGAAGAAAATAGCGGAATAAATGAAACGCAGCTTCGAGCAATAATGGAAGTTTATTTTTCCAATGTTATCATGCAGAGGTTAATTAACGATATAGGGAAAAATACTTTTCGTCTGCCTGATGATATTGATGAAATTAATTTTATTGAGAGTCAATTAAGCGAGTTTATAAAAGGAACCGTTAGTGATGCTATTACGGGACTTGGTATTGATTTTCAAGAAATAAGCGATGAACGTGCGAGAGAAGTTGTTGATGGAGTTTATTTGACGGCCTATACGATTTTGGAAAATCTTGCTGAGGAGGGTGAAGAGTAA
- the qatA gene encoding Qat anti-phage system ATPase QatA encodes MILSDNETCIDMINSKPIAKSIVKLIVDNKDEPITIGVHGDWGAGKSSVLEMIKEELASQESIACIKFNGWKYQGFEDAKIALMESVVTTLIEERSLKEKAKDIIEKIKKNIDWLKVAKGAGSIAVTALTGVPPVTLITDAITALKDGVKDPEKVSGIIEKLGKFSNDSKLFSKESTSIAFQEFQKSFDDLMKKAGISKLVVLIDDLDRCLPEVAIETLEAVRLFMFSKSTAFVIAADEAMIEYAVKKHFPDLPENEISKEFSRRYLEKLVQVPFKIPALGEVEAKTYITLLMISSSLDAADSESITRLIGHALEKIKRPWIGEGITVSEIQSILGDDKYQSVAEQIRISNQISSILSKRSSGNPRQIKRFINTLLLRYDIAHARGYGEDIKLSCLAKLMLLERFIPNIYESIASNLSPDGTSPFIAYLESKKESGQEIPEDKKTEGLDAKAPNISAIESQLKEWENNEELLEWLKIEPLIGEEDLRPYYFASKERKDFFLTQVQSEQIRELVQKLMGSRMLIASLTKEISALSQSNAEMIFDLICSKVQENTDYSNIPQGIDGIRALVELHPKLQQKLIEFIKTFPVATVGAWICSGWEKSITDDNYKRQLSEYIQEIAKNGNTTVKMIAQAVQKKYK; translated from the coding sequence ATGATCTTATCTGATAATGAAACCTGTATTGATATGATAAATAGTAAGCCTATTGCAAAGTCAATAGTGAAACTTATAGTTGATAACAAGGATGAACCGATCACTATAGGAGTCCACGGTGATTGGGGTGCTGGAAAATCTAGCGTTTTGGAAATGATTAAAGAAGAATTGGCCTCCCAAGAATCAATTGCATGTATAAAGTTTAATGGATGGAAATATCAAGGGTTTGAAGACGCTAAAATAGCTTTAATGGAAAGCGTTGTAACTACATTGATAGAAGAGCGCTCATTAAAGGAAAAAGCTAAAGATATAATAGAAAAAATTAAGAAGAATATTGATTGGTTGAAAGTTGCGAAAGGTGCCGGTAGCATAGCGGTCACAGCTCTAACTGGTGTTCCTCCTGTGACATTAATCACTGATGCTATAACTGCGCTAAAAGACGGTGTTAAAGATCCTGAAAAAGTTTCTGGCATCATTGAAAAGTTAGGAAAGTTCTCTAATGATTCCAAACTGTTTTCTAAAGAATCAACATCTATTGCTTTCCAAGAGTTTCAAAAATCATTTGATGATTTAATGAAAAAAGCAGGTATCAGTAAACTGGTAGTTTTAATAGATGATCTTGACCGGTGCTTACCCGAAGTTGCAATTGAGACACTTGAGGCTGTTCGTCTATTTATGTTCTCTAAATCCACGGCATTTGTTATTGCTGCTGATGAGGCAATGATAGAGTATGCAGTAAAAAAGCATTTCCCCGATTTACCCGAAAACGAGATATCAAAAGAGTTTTCTAGAAGATATCTTGAAAAACTTGTGCAAGTTCCATTTAAAATTCCTGCACTTGGTGAAGTTGAGGCCAAGACATATATAACATTGTTAATGATAAGTTCTTCTTTAGACGCAGCAGATAGCGAAAGTATAACACGCTTAATAGGACATGCACTAGAAAAGATAAAGAGGCCATGGATTGGAGAAGGTATAACAGTATCAGAAATCCAGAGCATATTAGGGGACGACAAGTATCAATCAGTAGCAGAACAGATTAGAATTTCGAATCAAATATCAAGTATTCTTTCAAAACGTTCATCAGGTAATCCAAGGCAGATTAAAAGGTTTATAAATACACTCCTGCTCAGGTATGATATAGCTCACGCTCGAGGATATGGTGAAGATATCAAATTATCTTGCTTAGCAAAATTGATGCTTCTGGAACGTTTTATTCCGAATATCTATGAGAGTATTGCTTCTAATCTCTCACCAGATGGTACTAGTCCTTTTATAGCATATTTAGAAAGCAAGAAGGAGTCTGGACAAGAAATACCTGAAGACAAAAAAACTGAAGGGCTTGATGCTAAAGCTCCAAACATATCTGCTATTGAAAGCCAACTCAAGGAGTGGGAAAATAATGAAGAATTATTGGAATGGTTAAAGATTGAGCCTCTTATTGGGGAAGAGGATCTTCGCCCCTATTATTTTGCAAGTAAAGAACGCAAAGACTTCTTCCTTACACAAGTACAATCAGAACAAATACGCGAATTGGTTCAAAAATTGATGGGAAGCAGAATGTTGATCGCGTCGTTAACAAAAGAAATTAGTGCACTGAGTCAATCGAATGCAGAAATGATATTTGATCTCATTTGTAGTAAAGTGCAGGAAAATACTGACTATTCCAATATTCCACAAGGTATTGATGGGATTAGGGCACTAGTTGAGCTTCATCCAAAATTGCAACAAAAACTTATTGAATTCATAAAGACGTTCCCAGTAGCTACAGTTGGAGCGTGGATTTGTTCTGGTTGGGAAAAGAGTATTACAGATGATAATTATAAGAGGCAGCTTAGTGAATATATACAAGAGATAGCGAAAAACGGGAATACAACCGTAAAAATGATAGCTCAAGCTGTCCAAAAGAAATATAAATAA
- a CDS encoding helix-turn-helix domain-containing protein — translation MDYMTAREASEKWGITQRRAQVLCAQGKIPGAVRFGNNWAIPKDAVKPKDGRCKKHAKPKELF, via the coding sequence ATGGACTATATGACCGCAAGAGAAGCATCTGAAAAATGGGGCATCACGCAGCGTAGAGCGCAAGTTTTATGCGCTCAAGGAAAGATCCCTGGCGCTGTTCGATTTGGGAACAATTGGGCAATTCCGAAGGATGCTGTGAAACCGAAGGATGGTAGATGTAAGAAACATGCTAAACCGAAAGAGTTGTTCTGA
- a CDS encoding sigma factor, whose amino-acid sequence MEQLFEHNYPLLRSYVFYISCRSFLTKEDKEDVIQNAALKSIQYIASYNSNYRFWAWLKEIAYHEFCRVIKNIKRYSCEILVDDFEQKQYTNRDEFAEWESNQIVSFLLSIVAKGKRQIIF is encoded by the coding sequence TTGGAGCAGTTGTTTGAACACAATTATCCACTCCTCCGAAGTTATGTTTTTTACATCAGCTGTCGGTCATTTTTGACAAAGGAAGATAAGGAGGATGTCATTCAAAACGCAGCACTGAAGTCCATACAGTACATTGCCTCATATAACAGCAACTACCGGTTCTGGGCATGGCTAAAGGAGATTGCGTATCATGAATTTTGCCGTGTAATCAAAAATATTAAGCGCTATTCTTGCGAAATATTAGTTGACGATTTTGAACAGAAACAATATACAAACCGCGACGAATTTGCTGAATGGGAAAGTAATCAGATTGTAAGCTTTTTATTAAGTATAGTTGCCAAAGGCAAAAGACAAATCATTTTTTGA
- a CDS encoding DUF4314 domain-containing protein: MNMDHRRIQRIKDQYPPGTRIELVSMSGEADMPRGLQGTVDCVDDIGQLQMTWDNGRSLALVPGEDSFRVITQPDQGIKMKYELCAADKNEAALFFSSNSDDDIQRGCIGHFRCDFGHKGKEFWHTWFDHLAELITPAFKEDFQTVIDELRRCGPLENLNAMAKWCHDHEDARFTDQYCSNSYGFKLETEAYSYYIRCFPQQGNYNAYIYCYDRQQIAESMKQTEQEQGGMQLEQGM; encoded by the coding sequence ATGAATATGGACCACAGACGCATACAACGAATCAAAGACCAATACCCTCCCGGTACCCGCATCGAACTTGTTTCCATGAGCGGCGAAGCAGATATGCCCCGCGGGTTACAGGGTACGGTGGATTGTGTGGATGATATCGGCCAGCTCCAAATGACTTGGGATAATGGCAGAAGTCTTGCCCTAGTTCCCGGCGAGGACAGCTTCCGTGTGATCACGCAGCCGGATCAAGGCATAAAAATGAAATATGAGCTGTGTGCCGCCGACAAAAATGAGGCGGCTCTTTTCTTTTCAAGCAACAGCGATGACGATATACAGCGCGGATGCATCGGGCATTTCCGATGTGACTTTGGGCATAAGGGTAAAGAGTTCTGGCATACATGGTTTGACCATCTTGCAGAGCTTATAACTCCGGCATTCAAAGAAGACTTCCAGACAGTAATAGATGAACTCCGCAGATGCGGCCCGCTTGAAAATTTGAATGCGATGGCAAAGTGGTGCCATGACCATGAGGACGCCAGATTCACAGACCAATACTGCAGCAATTCCTATGGCTTCAAGCTGGAAACCGAAGCCTACAGCTATTACATCCGCTGTTTTCCCCAGCAGGGCAATTATAACGCCTACATCTACTGCTACGACCGCCAGCAGATCGCAGAGAGCATGAAACAAACAGAACAGGAGCAAGGAGGAATGCAGCTTGAACAAGGAATGTAA
- a CDS encoding recombinase family protein — MLTAQSDLQPQEKQIIIIPANPLVAQNRTFPRQLRAAAYCRVSTDQEEQLTSYEAQVAYYTDKIMSNPEWTLAGIFADEGITGTSVKKRTNFLRMIRLCRKGKIDIILTKSISRFARNTVDCLNYIRELKELGIAVIFENENINTMKADTEIIITMLAGFAQAQSESISQNVRWGKRQAFKSGKVSFQYSRIYGYERGENDKPRVVPEQAAVVRRIFQSYLAGSSVPDIKRMLEAEGIAAAGGKPQWSVGALQYMLRNEKYCGDALLQKTFVENCISKKTRKNNGELPKYLVQNHHEAIIDRTLFEKVQAEIARRAGKRKVSDKTSKTGQSKYSGRYALTELLICGNCGTPYKRVTWSKRGKKKIVWRCISRLDYGTKYCKSSPTVDEERLQAAVLKAINAMMSNRERLIGILKTNLKITLSEKSSGATNPYAIENRIRELQDSMMELVAVAAKAGNAESYEDKFREISEEIKSLQKTLEQYQAEQNGPDKLARQMDDICKALEDAPFEITEYSNNIVRQFIDTIKVVNEDKLLFIFKGGITMEQPLTI, encoded by the coding sequence ATGCTGACGGCACAAAGCGATTTACAACCGCAAGAAAAGCAAATTATCATCATCCCCGCCAATCCACTCGTAGCCCAAAACAGGACCTTCCCCCGGCAGCTTCGCGCCGCCGCATACTGCAGGGTCTCCACCGACCAGGAGGAACAGCTCACCAGCTACGAGGCGCAGGTGGCTTACTATACCGACAAGATCATGAGCAACCCCGAATGGACGCTGGCAGGCATATTCGCAGACGAAGGCATCACGGGGACGTCGGTAAAAAAGCGCACCAACTTTCTGAGAATGATCCGTCTGTGCAGGAAGGGCAAGATTGATATCATACTGACCAAGTCTATCAGCCGGTTTGCGAGAAACACGGTAGACTGCCTGAACTACATCCGGGAACTCAAGGAGCTGGGGATAGCGGTCATTTTTGAAAACGAAAACATCAACACCATGAAAGCGGACACCGAAATTATTATCACCATGCTGGCAGGCTTCGCCCAGGCGCAGAGCGAGTCAATCAGCCAGAACGTCCGCTGGGGCAAACGCCAGGCCTTTAAAAGCGGAAAGGTATCCTTCCAGTATTCAAGAATCTACGGATACGAACGGGGCGAGAATGATAAGCCCAGGGTGGTCCCCGAACAGGCGGCTGTAGTGCGGCGGATATTTCAAAGCTATCTTGCCGGAAGCAGCGTGCCTGATATCAAGCGGATGCTGGAAGCGGAAGGCATCGCTGCGGCTGGAGGAAAGCCCCAATGGTCCGTCGGCGCCCTGCAGTATATGCTCCGGAACGAGAAATACTGCGGCGACGCCCTCCTGCAAAAGACCTTCGTGGAAAACTGCATCAGCAAGAAAACAAGGAAAAATAACGGCGAGCTACCCAAATACCTGGTTCAAAACCACCATGAGGCGATCATCGACCGTACGCTTTTTGAGAAAGTGCAAGCGGAAATCGCCCGCCGTGCCGGAAAGCGGAAGGTATCCGACAAGACCAGCAAAACCGGACAATCCAAATACAGCGGAAGGTACGCCCTGACCGAGCTTCTTATCTGCGGCAACTGCGGTACTCCCTACAAGCGGGTGACCTGGTCAAAGCGGGGCAAGAAAAAGATCGTGTGGCGGTGCATCAGCCGGTTGGACTACGGCACGAAATACTGCAAAAGCTCCCCCACCGTTGATGAAGAAAGGCTTCAGGCAGCGGTGCTGAAAGCCATCAACGCCATGATGAGCAATCGGGAACGGCTCATCGGTATCCTTAAAACCAATCTGAAAATCACGCTTTCTGAAAAAAGCAGCGGCGCGACCAATCCATACGCAATCGAAAACCGCATCCGCGAGCTGCAGGACAGCATGATGGAGCTGGTGGCGGTCGCGGCAAAGGCGGGAAACGCCGAAAGCTACGAGGACAAGTTCAGAGAAATTTCGGAGGAAATCAAATCCCTGCAGAAAACACTGGAGCAATACCAGGCGGAGCAAAACGGTCCGGATAAACTCGCCAGGCAGATGGACGACATCTGCAAGGCGCTGGAAGACGCCCCCTTTGAAATAACGGAATACAGCAACAACATCGTGCGGCAATTTATCGACACCATCAAGGTGGTGAATGAAGATAAGCTGCTCTTTATTTTCAAAGGCGGCATTACGATGGAACAACCGCTCACGATATAG
- a CDS encoding recombinase family protein — MKNRYIPFGYRLSEGVIVPHDREAEMVRLIFRQYISGESYGRIAAMLEKAGQPYSEGSSRWNKNMVGRILQNRKYTGQDGYPKLVTEDEFRQSALLQQAKYTRKDIHTAPEITALKRKVFCRECGSPYERILDNRTGEKWKCKNTGCRRTAKITDTLLTGQIISLLNLAVENPQRIEIPDIVSRCHDLEITRLTNEINRELDKTDCDEEYARILIMARAAAQYESCPDGLLPQKAREIKAAFESRKLLTQFDAELFECAVDAVVVQPDGTVSLKLKNGQSLENRPERRAMPC; from the coding sequence ATGAAAAACCGATACATCCCATTCGGATACCGGCTTTCTGAAGGAGTCATCGTACCTCATGACAGGGAAGCGGAAATGGTGCGGCTGATCTTCCGGCAATACATATCCGGCGAGTCCTACGGCCGGATCGCCGCCATGCTGGAAAAAGCGGGGCAGCCCTATAGCGAAGGCTCCTCCCGCTGGAACAAGAATATGGTGGGACGCATCCTGCAAAACCGGAAATATACCGGACAGGACGGATATCCCAAACTGGTCACGGAGGACGAGTTCAGACAGTCCGCCCTGCTCCAGCAGGCAAAATATACCCGCAAGGATATACATACGGCTCCGGAGATTACAGCCCTGAAAAGGAAAGTATTTTGCAGAGAATGCGGAAGCCCCTATGAAAGGATTCTGGACAACCGGACCGGGGAGAAATGGAAATGCAAAAATACCGGGTGCCGCCGCACGGCAAAAATCACCGACACCCTGCTGACCGGGCAGATCATCTCCCTGCTGAACCTTGCCGTTGAAAATCCGCAGCGCATCGAAATCCCGGACATTGTAAGCCGATGCCATGACCTCGAAATCACAAGGCTGACCAACGAGATCAACCGGGAACTGGACAAGACGGACTGCGACGAGGAATACGCCAGAATCCTGATCATGGCCCGCGCCGCCGCCCAATACGAGAGCTGCCCGGACGGTCTCCTGCCGCAAAAGGCGCGGGAAATCAAAGCGGCCTTTGAAAGCCGTAAACTCCTAACACAGTTTGATGCGGAGCTGTTCGAATGCGCCGTGGACGCGGTCGTCGTCCAGCCGGACGGAACGGTCTCCCTGAAGTTAAAAAACGGACAGAGCCTTGAAAACAGGCCGGAAAGGAGAGCAATGCCATGCTGA